In Lodderomyces elongisporus chromosome 1, complete sequence, a genomic segment contains:
- the PGA52 gene encoding GPI-anchored protein 52 → MHSTILSALLVSSLVAAKGAVELLQFENFGYSGAYTPVAKLSDIYSDSCSCELSSTEVTFSGANTPLNEEVSVHFRGPLILSKFASYVSADYVYGDDSSGNWTRLSYYDADSGTSDNVTFLTKAGKNSSCLGVGLTYADSNGTGAADSSTVLAKDTLINSNDEYVIFSNISCGDSGSDGDCGVYRSDIPAYHGFYGTTKMFLFEFQMPNETHTSSEISNYNMPAIWLLNAQIPRTSQYSNNVNCSCWRSGCGEFDIFEVMNTTEYLNLYSTVHDYQGTDDIESGLAISSYIQRDLTGTMIGGVSFDSKGDATVWVSNSTSFDETLDAAKVNSWAKEADAEATTTLTSASLNINTATSSSSSKKGDGAEYRPSYLMNLVAMALSMLFL, encoded by the coding sequence ATGCATTCCACCATCTTATCGGCTCTACTTGTGAGCTCACTTGTTGCCGCCAAGGGCGCAGTCGAATTActtcaatttgagaatTTTGGTTATTCGGGAGCATACACCCCGGTTGCCAAGCTAAGCGACATATACAGCGACTCGTGCTCGTGTGAACTCTCCTCCACTGAAGTCACATTCTCCGGTGCAAACACCCCATTGAACGAAGAAGTTAGTGTCCATTTCCGTGGCCCTTTGATCTTGAGTAAATTCGCCTCATATGTGTCTGCAGATTACGTTTACGGTGATGACAGTTCAGGAAACTGGACCAGGTTAAGTTATTACGATGCTGATAGTGGAACTAGCGATAACGTCACTTTTTTGACCAAGGCCGGTAAAAACTCTTCGTGTTTGGGTGTGGGATTAACCTATGCCGACTCAAACGGGACTGGAGCTGCAGACTCCTCTACCGTGTTGGCCAAAGATACATTGATCAACTCGAATGACGAGTATGTCATCTTTTCAAACATTTCTTGTGGAGATTCCGGATCCGATGGTGACTGTGGGGTTTATAGATCAGATATCCCAGCATACCATGGTTTTTACGGCACAACAAAgatgtttttgtttgaattCCAAATGCCCAATGAGACACATACATCATCTGAGATTTCAAACTACAATATGCCTGCAATCTGGTTATTAAATGCACAAATTCCTCGTACTTCACAGTATTCAAATAATGTCAATTGTTCATGTTGGAGATCAGGCTGTGGAGAATTTGATATATTTGAGGTAATGAATACTACTGAGTATTTAAATTTGTACAGCACTGTTCACGATTACCAAGGAACTGATGACATTGAAAGCGGCTTGGCTATAAGCTCATACATCCAAAGAGACTTGACTGGTACTATGATTGGAGGTGTAAGCTTCGACTCAAAGGGAGACGCCACCGTGTGGGTTTCTAATTCCACAAGCTTCGACGAGACATTAGACGCTGCCAAGGTCAACTCCTGGGCAAAGGAGGCTGATGCTGAAGCCACAACCACTTTGACATCTGCTTCATTAAATATCAATACTGCAACCTCGAGTAGTAGCTCAAAGAAAGGCGACGGTGCTGAGTATAGACCGTCATATTTGATGAACTTGGTCGCCATGGCCTTGTCcatgttgtttctttaa
- a CDS encoding uncharacterized protein (CAZy:CE10) → MVSLDFALKIATIPYPVLSCIIQYYTIGTPFSRTNKEFKNSLYKNILLSIEYHVSGNYHKNDMKLVVYQPIEKVIKKFNKHLLAKQLNAFGTKFDDHSYWIHKAEVPKEETNVLIYLHGGGYLLNMFESQFVFITALHYALDDNAAAKTSIMIIDYSLTMFDNEYPTQLFECLTTYKNLVQDGYKNIILLGDSAGAHMSLSLARAIAYPEEVKEQLEPFPKYKLNFNVSELPQPKALILDAPWVQPCTKPTIPTRHGVSTWGDLGALDISLGTFYLGKNDPKFINNFLTFTNTNWEDHWAKVDPINNGNTMMIVGEREILRDSAEDFYNLVNKKGSIEYHTEPGGIHAGVVYVESLDYTSKKGAKRAIAGDFKDKYGFNLIADFINKRSS, encoded by the coding sequence atggTCAGTTTGGATTTTGCACTCAAGATTGCAACAATACCATATCCAGTGCTTTCATGTATCATTCAGTACTACACTATTGGAACCCCGTTCTCAAGGACCAATAAAGAGTTTAAAAATTCGCTTTACAAGAATATATTGTTGAGCATTGAGTACCATGTCTCGGGAAATTACCACAAGAATGATATGAAGTTGGTTGTGTACCAGCCTATTGAGAAAGTCATCAAGAAATTCAATAAGCACTTGTTGGCTAAGCAATTGAATGCATTTGGAACCAAATTCGACGATCACAGCTATTGGATACACAAGGCCGAAGTtcccaaagaagaaacaaatgttCTCATCTACCTCCATGGCGGTGGCTATTTGCTCAACATGTTTGAGTCGCAATTTGTATTCATCACGGCGTTGCACTATGCACTTGATGACAATGCCGCTGCCAAAACATCCATTATGATTATCGATTATTCATTGACCATGTTTGATAATGAGTATCCTACCCAGCTATTCGAATGCTTAACCACTTATAAAAACTTGGTTCAAGATGGATACAAGAATATCATCTTGCTTGGTGATTCTGCTGGTGCACACATGTCCTTGTCATTGGCCAGAGCCATTGCGTACCCTGAAGAAGTCAAGGAACAATTAGAGCCATTCCCCAAATACAAACTCAACTTCAATGTCTCTGAACTTCCGCAACCAAAGGCATTGATCTTGGATGCCCCATGGGTCCAGCCTTGTACTAAACCCACAATTCCAACAAGACATGGCGTTAGCACTTGGGGTGATCTAGGAGCATTGGATATCAGTTTAGGTACTTTTTACCTCGGTAAAAACGATCCAAAgttcatcaacaatttccTTACTTttacaaacacaaattgGGAAGACCACTGGGCAAAAGTCGATCCCATCAACAACGGTAATACAATGATGATTGTTGGTGAAAGGGAAATCTTACGTGACAGTGCTGAGGACTTTTACAACTTGGTCAATAAGAAAGGAAGTATAGAGTACCACACTGAGCCTGGTGGAATTCATGCGGGTGTGGTTTACGTCGAATCTTTAGATTATACCTCAAAGAAAGGTGCTAAGCGCGCAATCGCGGGCGATTTCAAGGACAAGTATGGCTTCAACTTGATTGCCGATTTCATCAATAAGCGCTCTAGTTAA